One window of Quercus robur chromosome 5, dhQueRobu3.1, whole genome shotgun sequence genomic DNA carries:
- the LOC126726361 gene encoding bidirectional sugar transporter SWEET2a-like, whose amino-acid sequence MFPTGLSSVYSVCGDAAGIAGNLFAFALFLSPIPTFKRIIRNQSTEQFSGLPYIYAFLSCLICLWYGMPVVSPDIILVATVNSIGAVFQLIYIIIYITYADRAKKLKMSGLLIAVSALFLTVVFLSMTFFDSYKRQTFVGYLSVISLISMFASPLFIIKLVIKTSSVEFMPFYLSLSTFLMSLSFSIYGVFKYDPFIYVPNGIGTILGLVQLVLYTYYSNTIGEDKEPLTNAHA is encoded by the exons ATGTTTCCAACTGGGTTGTCTTCTGTCTATTCAGTTTGTGGTGATGCGGCCGGTATTGCTG GAAACCTCTTTGCTTTTGCGCTGTTTCTGTCACCCAT ACCCACATTTAAGAGAATCATCAGAAACCAATCAACAGAACAATTTTCAGGGCTGCCTTATATATACGCCTTCCTCAGCTGCTTGATCTGCCTTTGGTATGGCATGCCTGTAGTGTCACCTGACATTATATTGGTTGCTACAGTCAATTCAATTGGGGCGGTTTTCCAATTAATCTACATAATCATCTATATTACATATGCAGACAGAGCTAAAAAG CTGAAGATGTCAGGATTGCTCATAGCAGTTTCTGCCCTATTTTTGACCGTAGTATTTCTAAGCATGACATTTTTTGACTCTTATAAGAGGCAAACTTTTGTTGGATATTTGAGTGTTATTTCACTCATTTCCATGTTTGCTTCACCGTTGTTTATCATT AAATTGGTGATTAAGACAAGCAGTGTTGAGTTCATGCCGTTTTACCTTTCCCTCTCAACCTTCTTAATGAGTCTATCGTTTTCCATATATGGAGTGTTCAAGTATGATCCTTTCATTTAT GTACCGAATGGAATTGGAACAATTTTGGGGCTTGTTCAATTGGTGTTATACACCTATTATAGCAATACAATTGGAGAAGACAAAGAACCTCTAACAAATGCACATGCTTGA
- the LOC126726362 gene encoding cell division cycle protein 48 homolog, giving the protein MADQASTSMHSLKRKRDAEPNTNKKAPNRLVVDESKNHDDNSVVLLHPDTMNTLNFFHGDAVLIKGKKRRDTVCVVLGDEACDKSKVFMNKVVRSNLRVRLGDGVSLHQCNDVKYGNKVHVLPLDDTIEGLTGSLFDAYLKPYFMDMYRPVRKGDLFVVRGGMRSVEFKVMETEPGEYCIVAPDTEVYCEGEALKREDEERLDEIGYDDIGGVRKQLAQIRELVELPLRHPQLFKTIGVKPPKGILLYGPPGTGKTLIAKAIANETGAFFFCINGPEIMSKMAGESESNLRKAFAEAEKNAPAIIFIDEIDSIAPKRDKTGGEIERRIVSQLLTLMDGVNSREHVIVIGATNRPNSIDPALRRFGRFDKEIDIGVPDEVGRLEVLQIHTKKMKLSEDVNLERVAKETHGHVGADLAALCTEAALQCIREKMDVIDMEDETIDAEVLNSMAVTNDHFGGALGTSTASALRETIVEVPNVSWKDIGGLESVKRELQETVQYPVEHPEKFEKFGMSPSRGVLFYGPPGCGKTLLAKAIANECQANFISIKGPELLTMWFGESEANVRDVFDKARQSAPCVLFFDELDSIAIQRGNGIGDAGGAADRVLNQLLTEMDGLSSKKTIFVIGATNRPDIIDPALLRPGRLDQLIYIPLPDESSRLQIFKACLRKSPVSKDVDLTALAKLTGGFSGADITEICQRACKYAIREDIQKDIEREKREIDAVEEESENEVAEIKAAHFEESLKFARRSVSDADILKYRAFAQNLQQSRGFGSDFKFSEAGRTPHDSNLFASSADGIEDADLYD; this is encoded by the coding sequence ATGGCCGATCAAGCATCAACATCCATGCATTccctcaaaagaaaaagggacGCCGAGCCCAACACCAACAAGAAAGCTCCCAATAGATTGGTCGTGGACGAATCCAAGAACCACGACGACAACTCTGTCGTCTTACTACACCCTGATACCATGAACACTCTCAACTTCTTTCATGGTGATGCTGTCTTGATCAAGGGCAAGAAGAGACGGGACACGGTTTGCGTTGTTCTCGGGGATGAGGCTTGTGACAAGTCCAAGGTTTTCATGAACAAGGTGGTGCGGTCTAACCTCAGAGTCAGGCTTGGTGATGGGGTCTCGTTGCATCAATGCAATGATGTTAAGTATGGTAACAAAGTTCATGTTCTTCCTCTTGATGATACCATTGAAGGTCTTACTGGGAGTCTTTTTGATGCGTATTTGAAGCCTTACTTTATGGACATGTATAGGCCCGTGAGGAAAGGTGATCTTTTTGTTGTGAGAGGTGGAATGAGAAGCGTAGAGTTTAAGGTCATGGAGACTGAGCCTGGAGAGTATTGCATTGTTGCACCCGACACCGAAGTTTACTGTGAAGGAGAGGCTTTGAAGAGAGAAGATGAGGAAAGATTGGATGAGATTGGTTATGATGATATTGGCGGAGTTAGGAAGCAACTTGCTCAGATTCGTGAGTTGGTGGAATTGCCTTTAAGGCATCCACAACTTTTCAAGACTATTGGAGTGAAGCCTCCAAAGGGAATTCTGCTATATGGACCTCCTGGCACTGGCAAGACACTTATTGCAAAGGCTATTGCTAATGAAACCGGGGCTTTCTTTTTCTGTATTAATGGGCCCGAGATTATGAGCAAGATGGCtggtgagagtgagagtaaTTTGAGGAAAGCTTTTGCTGAAGCAGAGAAGAATGCTCCTGCGATTATATTTATTGATGAGATTGACTCTATTGCTCCCAAGCGTGATAAGACCGGtggagagatagagaggagGATTGTTTCACAGCTTTTGACATTAATGGATGGTGTGAATTCTCGGGAACATGTTATTGTTATTGGAGCTACCAATAGGCCTAATAGTATTGATCCAGCATTACGAAGGTTTGGGAGGTTTGATAAAGAGATTGATATTGGTGTTCCAGATGAAGTTGGGCGTCTTGAGGTTCTTCAGATCCATACCAAGAAGATGAAGCTCTCTGAAGATGTGAATTTGGAAAGAGTGGCCAAGGAAACTCATGGACATGTGGGTGCGGATCTTGCAGCTCTTTGTACTGAAGCTGCACTACAATGTATTAGAGAAAAAATGGATGTGATTGACATGGAAGATGAAACCATCGATGCTGAGGTTCTCAACTCCATGGCTGTCACCAATGATCACTTTGGTGGTGCTCTTGGAACTAGCACTGCCTCTGCTTTGCGCGAAACTATTGTGGAAGTGCCCAATGTTAGTTGGAAAGACATTGGTGGACTTGAGAGTGTCAAGAGGGAGCTTCAAGAGACCGTTCAATATCCAGTGGAGCATCCCGAGAAGTTTGAGAAGTTTGGAATGTCACCATCTAGAGGAGTTCTCTTCTATGGTCCTCCTGGTTGTGGGAAAACCCTTTTGGCCAAGGCTATTGCTAATGAATGTCAGGCTAATTTTATTAGCATCAAGGGTCCTGAGTTACTCACAATGTGGTTTGGAGAGAGTGAGGCCAATGTTAGGGATGTTTTTGACAAGGCTCGTCAGTCTGCACCTTGTGTCCtgttttttgatgaacttgacTCCATTGCTATTCAGAGAGGAAATGGAATTGGAGATGCAGGTGGTGCTGCTGATAGAGTTTTGAACCAGCTCTTAACTGAAATGGATGGGTTATCATCCAAGAAAACTATCTTTGTCATTGGAGCTACTAATAGGCCTGATATAATCGACCCAGCACTTCTAAGACCTGGTCGTCTTGATCAACTGATCTATATCCCTCTTCCAGATGAGAGTTCACGGCTTCAGATTTTCAAAGCCTGTCTAAggaaatcacctgtgtcaaaagATGTTGACCTTACGGCTCTTGCTAAGCTTACTGGAGGCTTTAGTGGTGCTGATATCACAGAAATATGCCAGAGGGCTTGCAAATATGCCATTAGAGAGGACATTCAGAAGGATATTGAGAGGGAAAAGAGGGAAATTGACGCTGTGGAAGAGGAATCAGAAAATGAAGTTGCTGAGATCAAGGCAGCTCACTTTGAGGAGTCCTTGAAGTTTGCCAGGAGGAGTGTGAGTGATGCTGACATCCTCAAGTATCGAGCTTTTGCTCAAAATTTGCAGCAATCAAGGGGTTTTGGGTCAGATTTTAAGTTTTCAGAGGCAGGAAGAACACCCCATGATTCAAATCTATTTGCATCTTCAGCTGATGGGATTGAGGATGCTGACTTATATGATTAG